A window of Oxyura jamaicensis isolate SHBP4307 breed ruddy duck chromosome 27 unlocalized genomic scaffold, BPBGC_Ojam_1.0 oxy27_random_OJ70858, whole genome shotgun sequence contains these coding sequences:
- the NEUROD2 gene encoding neurogenic differentiation factor 2, whose amino-acid sequence MLTRLFSEPSLIPEVQKFSSWAEECEEDARSDKEERKGKGCALPEEPPEGSLGESKEEGELGGDEEEEEEEEEGLEEAEGDRPKKRGPKKRKMTKARLERSKLRRQKANARERNRMHDLNAALDNLRKVVPCYSKTQKLSKIETLRLAKNYIWALSEILRSGKRPDLVSYVQTLCKGLSQPTTNLVAGCLQLNSRNFLTEQGQEGGRYHGPNASFAVHPYPYPCSRLAAAQCPPPAGPGSHGLRTHSYCASAYESLYGNASPDYNSSEYDGGLSPPLCINGNFSLKQDSSPDHEKSYHYSMHYSALPGSRPAGHNLVFGSAGMRGGVHSENIFPYDMHLPHERGPMYEELNAFFHN is encoded by the coding sequence ATGTTGACGCGACTTTTCAGCGAGCCCAGCCTCATCCCCGAAGTTCAGAAATTCTCCAGCTGGGCCGAGGAGTGCGAGGAGGATGCCCGCAGCGACAAGGAGGAGCGCAAGGGTAAGGGCTGCGCCCTCCCCGAGGAGCCGCCCGAGGGCTCGCTGGGGGAGagcaaggaggaaggggagctAGGcggggacgaggaggaggaggaggaggaggaggaaggcctGGAGGAGGCCGAGGGCGACCGGCCCAAGAAGCGCGGCCCCAAGAAGCGCAAGATGACCAAGGCGCGGCTGGAGCGCTCCAAGCTGCGGCGGCAGAAGGCGAACGCCCGCGAGCGGAACCGCATGCACGACCTGAACGCGGCCCTGGACAACCTGCGCAAGGTGGTGCCCTGCTACTCCAAGACCCAGAAGCTGTCCAAGATCGAGACCCTGCGCCTGGCCAAGAACTACATCTGGGCTCTCTCCGAGATCCTGCGCTCGGGCAAGCGGCCCGACCTGGTGTCCTACGTGCAGACTCTGTGCAAGGGGCTCTCGCAGCCCACCACCAACCTGGTGGccggctgcctgcagctcaACTCCCGCAACTTCCTGAcggagcagggccaggaggggGGCCGCTACCACGGCCCCAACGCCTCCTTCGCCGTGCACCCCTACCCCTACCCCTGCTCGCGGCTGGCCGCGGCGCAGTGCCCGCCGCCCGCGGGGCCCGGCTCGCACGGGCTGAGGACACACAGCTACTGCGCCTCCGCCTACGAGAGCCTCTACGGCAACGCGTCCCCCGACTACAACAGCTCGGAGTACGACGGCGGGCTCAGCCCCCCCCTGTGCATTAACGGCAACTTCTCCCTCAAGCAAGACTCTTCCCCCGACCACGAGAAAAGCTACCACTACTCTATGCACTACTCGGCGCTGCCCGGCTCCCGGCCCGCCGGCCACAACCTGGTCTTCGGCTCGGCGGGGATGCGCGGGGGGGTGCACTCCGAGAACATCTTCCCCTACGACATGCACCTCCCGCACGAGCGGGGCCCCATGTACGAGGAGCTCAACGCCTTCTTCCACaactga